The following proteins are co-located in the Camelina sativa cultivar DH55 chromosome 12, Cs, whole genome shotgun sequence genome:
- the LOC109127948 gene encoding uncharacterized protein LOC109127948, which produces MTSCVASLSVSDDYCPKRGTLIRSLNYKIRQNYANKKNQKITFQPLIKSSLSEFSLPGTIIETALFTMFSDAGGALARRRRDIFSFSRLLYNSQRVFLLLVLLLPWNSSFPTPCSHKAPLHDETIKSLPVNLLYLVWNFFWPAFSMKEDCLLSTCSLTVISENSLSKIYRSKDLKTFVVLVASYLYWIPLKSNMSSPLDWSSVLTPEPVMILTTEGLSLTLPSSRPTAPCPYSRSGTLSTSPTKATLGFHLLGFSLCCGPLPLSQAIAKNPSPPAIHYRARFDYFISSPSPSISLFCFHGLINRRLCSCPEATNNTRCCEHSFQNLLLNCPLIKVYETLSGESIDEHSFLKALSLTHLVPLSEIQRNDIVISNSTSLVPIISAWSSRGFLGSSILCSSEWSEIYPCQIQSFSSFWVPLLLNSNLKPDPTSCVNLKRTTMVPNCHLSPKDRKLGSATINQGQIGCKFCVKLLNLHGHELHVREDSPALLRFDTQLF; this is translated from the exons ATGACGTCATGCGTGGCGTCCTTGTCCGTGTCTGATGACTACTGTCCGAAGCGGGGAACTCTGATTCGGAGTTTG AACTATAAAATTCGTCAGAATTATGCCAACAAGAAAAACCAGAAGATAACTTTCCAGCCTTTGATAAAAAGTTCTCTCTCCGAGTTCTCTCTCCCAGGCACGATAATCGAGACAGCTCTTTTCACCATGTTTTCCGACGCCGGTGGAGCTTtggctcgccggcgtcgggataTCTTTAGTTTTTCTCGACTTCTTTACAATTCTCAACGAGTTTTCCTCCTGTTAGTTCTTCTGTTACCTTGGAACTCCTCCTTCCCTACACCTTGCTCCCACAAAGCTCCATTGCATGACGAGACCATAAAGAGTCTTCCGGTGAACCTCTTATACCTTGTCTGGAACTTTTTCTGGCCAGCATTTTCGATGAAGGAGGATTGTCTTCTGTCTACTTGCTCTTTAACCGTTATATCTGAGAATTCTCTCTCAAAGATCTATAGATCTAAAGATCTTAAAACTTTCGTAGTCCTTGTCGCTTCTTATCTCTACTGGATCCCCTTGAAGTCAAATATGTCATCTCCCTTGGATTGGAGCTCTGTCTTGACGCCGGAGCCGGTGATGATTCTTACGACGGAAGGATTATCCCTTACCTTGCCAAGTTCCCGTCCCACCGCCCCCTGTCCGTACAGCCGCAGCGGCACTCTCAGCACTTCCCCAACTAAAGCAACCCTAGGGTTTCACTTGTTGGGCTTTTCTTTATGCTGCGGCCCACTTCCTCTGTCTCAGGCCATTGCCAAAAATCCCAGCCCACCTGCAATTCACTACAGGGCCAGGTTCGATTACTTTATCTCATCTCCAAGCCCATCTAttagtttgttctgttttcacGGCTTGATCAACCGAAGACTTTGTTCATGCCCTGAAGCGACAAACAATACAAGGTGTTGTGAGCATTCCTTTCAAAACCTGTTGTTAAACTGCCCTTTGATTAAAGTCTATGAAACCTTAAGTGGAGAATCCATCGATGAACATTCGTTTTTAAAGGCTCTTTCATTAACGCATCTGGTTCCTCTATCTGAGATCCAGAGGAATGATATTGTGATATCCAACTCAACTTCTTTAGTTCCGATCAtatctgcttggtcaagtcgaggaTTCCTCGGTAGCAGTATATTATGTTCTTCAGAATGGTCTGAGATATATCCTTGTCAAATCCAGTCGTTTAGCAGTTTTTGGGTCCCTTTATTGCTGAACTCTAATTTAAAACCTGATCCAACAAGCTGCGTGAATCTGAAGCGTACAACCATGGTTCCCAATTGCCACTTATCACCGAAAGATAGGAAGCTCGGGTCTGCTACTATAAATCAGGGCCAAATCGGCTGCAAGTTTTGTGTGAAactccttaacctccatggccatGAGCTTCATGTAAGGGAGGACTCACCTGCTCTGCTACGGTTTGACACCCAACTCTTTTGA